In a genomic window of Zerene cesonia ecotype Mississippi chromosome Z, Zerene_cesonia_1.1, whole genome shotgun sequence:
- the LOC119835835 gene encoding sodium/potassium/calcium exchanger 3-like, with protein sequence MAKMLIRTKCKYRTAVVIRVLFLALPFVYYLMFGAAEYKEKEREIELSADGRFTSRHLLALETSGRNCTPPAILEFPPDGLNRAQRQQGFIFIHCVIAIYCFLLLGAVCEHYFVPAIEVICERLNMESDIAGATFMAAASSSPELFINCVGTFVTEGDLGVGAVVGSAVFNVLAVPACCALVACRAIDLDWWSISRDCLMYAVAVLALILTLLDDMVYWHEALLLVLMYTFYILAMVFNTRLGTFVKSGCCYFKKPKQYTEVTPLLYKEKSSPLDATNRITVSNQTINDIEQGTQLKKRHGSTDSDSSVSSLWSWPGDKSSPVKKFFWVLTWPLCLLLWITIPDCRRHPRLYPLTFIMCVTWIGGVSYLVAWIITIIGDTLNVPDSITGLTILAAGTSLPEAVSSVLVTNHGHGTMGISNSIGSNTFDILLCLGLPWLIKSLFYPCVPGNHWVKINSSGLSYSAISLLSTLFALYGSLALNKFQLDWRVGITCAVVYIGYLVLAALIELNVLFVVNLPVCPHL encoded by the exons atggCAAAAATGTTGATACGGACTAAGTGTAAATATCGTACGGCGGTTGTAATAAGAGTGTTATTCCTTGCGTTACCATTCgtatattatttgatgtttGGCGCAGCTGAATATaaagagaaagagagagagataGAGCTGTCCGCAg ATGGACGTTTCACATCTCGACACCTCTTGGCTTTGGAGACCAGCGGCAGGAACTGCACCCCTCCAGCGATTCTGGAGTTTCCTCCAGATGGACTTAATAGGGCACAGCGACAACAA GGCTTCATCTTTATCCACTGCGTGATAGCGATATACTGCTTCCTACTCCTCGGGGCTGTCTGCGAACATTACTTCGTGCCAGCTATAGAAGTAATATGCGAAC gtTTGAATATGGAATCGGACATAGCTGGGGCCACATTCATGGCGGCCGCTAGCTCCAGTCCCGAGCTATTTATCAACTGCGTTGGCACGTTCGTTACTGAGGGGGACCTGGGGGTGGGGGCCGTGGTGGGTTCGGCGGTCTTCAACGTGCTCGCTGTGCCGGCGTGCTGCGCTCTCGTTGCTTGCAGG GCAATCGATCTGGACTGGTGGTCTATATCCCGGGACTGTCTCATGTACGCGGTGGCTGTATTGGCTCTGATCCTGACCCTACTTGACGATATGGTGTACTGGCACGAGGCTCTCTTACTTGTGCTTATGTacactttttatatacttg CTATGGTATTCAACACCCGTTTGGGAACGTTTGTTAAAAGCGGCTGCTGTTATTTCAAAAAGCCAAAACAATACACAGAAGTTACACCACTTCTGTATAAAG aaaagtCTAGTCCTTTGGATGCCACGAACAGAATAACGGTTTCCAATCAAACAATCAACGATATAGAACAGGGTACACAATTGAAGAAACGTCATGGTTCCACGGACTCAG ATTCCAGCGTGAGTTCCCTTTGGTCCTGGCCTGGCGACAAATCATCACCAGTCAAGAAGTTCTTCTGGGTGTTGACTTGGCCTCTCTGTCTGTTACTATGGATAACCATACCGGATTGCAGACGGCACCCTCGGCTGTACCCCCTCACCTTTATAATGTGTGTGACCTGGATCGGAGGAGTATCGTATTTGGTGGCGTGGATTATAACTATCATTG GTGACACTCTGAATGTGCCTGACAGTATCACAGGCCTGACCATCCTCGCAGCAGGAACCAGTCTACCTGAAGCTGTATCCAGCGTACTCGTCACTAACCATG GTCATGGCACTATGGGAATAAGTAACTCCATTGGCTCTAATACATTTGACATCTTGCTCTGCTTGGGACTACCGTGGCTAATAAAATCTCTTTTCTACCCATGCGTGCCTGGTAATCATTGG GTGAAAATTAATTCCAGCGGCCTATCATATAGTGCTATTTCACTCTTATCCACGCTATTCGCGCTGTACGGCTCTCTCGCACTGAATAAATTTCAGTTAGATTGGAGAGTTGGCATTACCTGCGCTGTTGTTTATATTGGTTACCTTGTGTTGGCAGCACTGATAGAGTTGAATGTActatttgttgttaatttgCCCGTTTGCCCACATTTATAG
- the LOC119835546 gene encoding uncharacterized protein LOC119835546, with protein sequence MWRCGVVLFTLLVVTSTIDVRLLRRYHGSSAKVDCFDLPEPRDLKFFKHLDGAVWRSKKSRNLHPIKYRATPSTRLPSRRIDLVFSNKEDIVKEHAKLVQDINSLRQVLYVPPLADDLKDYEDSIFHEILETSTTPRPGPTPTKRAKTGIPILLVGGASNKVKGQPVKVTKQTYSLVGTSVSPVVKHPYPFVTTPTRSPIRVCMATPVSYASKRPTLWERIVNTIIPR encoded by the exons ATGTGGCGGTGTGGAGTTGTGCTATTTACATTATTGGTGGTGACCAGCACCATCGATGTGCGGCTGCTGCGGCGGTACCATGGATCGTCTGCTAAg GTGGATTGTTTCGATCTACCTGAACCGAGGGATTTAAAGTTTTTCAAACATCTCGATGGAGCTG TGTGGCGATCAAAAAAGTCAAGGAACCTCCATCCTATAAAATATCGTGCTACACCCAGCACAAGGTTACCATCGCGTCGGATCGACCTCGTCTTCTCAAATAAGGAAGACATAGTCAAAGAGCATGCAAAACTGGTGCAAGACATCAACAGTCTCCGCCAAGTGCTATACGTGCCCCCCCTGGCGGACGATTTGAAGGACTACGAGGACTCAATATTCCACGAGATTCTGGAAACTTCCACGACGCCCAGACCCGGGCCGACGCCCACGAAGCGCGCGAAGACAGGTATTCCAATTCTCTTGGTAGGTGGCGCTAGTAACAAGGTGAAGGGTCAGCCAGTGAAGGTGACAAAACAGACGTATAGTTTGGTCGGGACATCAGTGTCGCCAGTTGTTAAGCATCCATATCCCTTTGTAACTACGCCGACCAGGTCACCCATACGGGTGTGCATGGCAACCCCAGTGTCGTATGCGTCAAAACGACCCACCTTATGGGAGCGTATTGTTAACACCATTATACCTAGATAG